The Candidatus Nitrosopumilus sp. SW genomic sequence AATTAATGCTATAGCAAAAAAAGGCAAGATAGCAACTCGCACAAATCTAGCAAAATGCGGTCTTGTATACGAAAACTTTTGTCTTTTTGTCCAGTTTGCAAAACCTCTGTAAGCTATAACAATTCCAATTATACCTATGATTAACACGGCAATAGCAATCTGTAACGATGCGGATGATGCAATCAACTGTGGAATCGCATCAAATTGTACTACTTGTTCTGAAACTACATCAAGTACTTCTTCAGCCATATCTAATCACTATCTTCTCCAAACCTCTTCTGAATAAAACATTAAGGCATATTATCATTATTTATAGAAAATCTATGCGTAATGAGCCTGTAACCTTTAACAAGGGTAAACCTACTATTTACTAAATGACCCATCAAGAATCAGTTTGGGGTGATTCACCTTCACTAAAATCTTATACACTATCAAATTTTCGTGAACTTCCACAAATTCAGAATCTCTCTGAAGAAAAACAATTTGAAATGGAAGTTGTAGGAAATGTTTTGCCATTTAAGGCAAACAACTATGTTGTTGAACAGTTAATTGATTGGAAAAACATTCCAACTGATCCAATGTACGTTCTAACATTTCCTCAAAGAGGAATGTTAAAGCCTGAACATTATTCAAAAATGGAAAAGGTTCTAAATAATACCACTGATAAAAAAGAAATTGCAGCAGTTGCAAATGAAATTCGTTTACAACTTAATCCCCATCCTGCAGGACAAATGGAACTAAATGTTCCAACTCTAAAAGATGGTACTAAATTATATGGAATGCAACACAAATACAAAGAAACTTGTTTATTCTTTCCAAGTCAAAGTCAGACTTGTCATGCATATTGCAGTTTTTGTTTTAGATGGCCACAATTTGTAGGAATGGATGAAATGAAATTTGCAATGAAAGAAGGTGAACAACTTGTTCAATACGTTTCCGAACATCCTGAAATTACTGATGTTCTTTTCACCGGTGGTGATCCAATGATAATGAAGGCAAAAATGTTTTCAAAATATATTGATGCTTTAATTGAATCAAAATTACCAAATCTTAAAACAATTAGAATTGGAACAAAATCTCTTTCTTATTGGCCATACAAATTTTTGACAGATTCAGATTCTCAAGAAATGTTAGAAGTTTTCAGAAAGATCACTGATAGCGGCATACATCTTGCATTCATGGCTCATTTTAATCACCTAAACGAATTATCAACCGATGCTGTAAAATCTGCAATCAAAGAAGTAAGAAATACAGGTGCCCAGATTAGAACACAATCTCCACTTTTAGCTCATATCAATGATGATGCGGAAATGTGGGCAAAAATGTGGACAAAACAAGTTCAACTTGGTTGTATACCATACTACATGTTTGTAGTAAGAGATACAGGAGCTCAACATTACTTTGGAGTTCCTCTGGTTAGAGCATATGAAATTTTTAGAAAAGCTTATTCCTCGGTAAGTGGTTTAGCTCGAACTGTTCGTGGACCAAGTATGTCTGCAACTCCTGGTAAAGTACATGTTATTGGAACTGCTCAACTAAACGATCAAAAGGTAATCGTTTTACGATTTTTACAAGGCAGAAATCCTGATTGGGTACAAGTTCCGTTTTTTGCTAAATATGATGAAAATGCAATCTGGTTGGATGATCTTAAACCTGCATTAACTGAAAAATTCTTCTTTGAAGATGAAATGAATAATTTCAAAAAATCACACCCAGTTGATGATTATCCAGAATCTTAATTTACCTGACCATCTTGACAAATCTATCTTACTTGATAACATTAGTAAATTGATTTTCTAAACATATCAATTGAACGCAGAACAAGTATTACAAACTATACAAGATGAAAAAATTTCCTTCATTGATTTTTGGTTTGTAGATATTTTTGGTGAATTACATAATGTTGGAATGCCAAGCTATGCAATTGATAAAAATAGCTTTGTTAACGGTCTTGAAAAATTAGATGCAAGCTCAATTGTTGGATTCAAATCTGTAAATAACTCTGATATGATTCTAATGCCTGATCCAAATTCATTTAAGATTCTTCCATCCGATTATGATCCTGGTAATCGTAAGAATGCTAGAATATTCTGTGATTTGTATGATGGTAGTACTGCGGAAAGTTCCCGATATAACAGAGATTCAAGAGGTATAGCACACAAAGCATCAAAGAAACTTGGAGAATTTGGATTTACTCATACCAACTGGGGACCTGAAATAGAATTTTTTGTTTTTGATACCATCAATGTTTATCCCTCCCCCTATGCAGCAACACATTCGTATGGTGGTTCTGGTTATTCTATTGAATCAAAAGAATCACCTTGGGCTAAAGGAAATGTAAGTACAGCCATAGATATCAAAGAAGGATATTATCCATCCCAACCTAAGGATACGCTAGAAGGGTTTAGAAAAGATGTTTGTGATGATTTGTATAATTATTTTGGAATTAGAATAGAAGCTGAACATCATGAAGTAGCAACTTCTGGTCAATGTGAAATTAATCTTGTATATGATGAAATGATACAAATGGCAGATCATGTTATTGGAGTAAAAAATTTAGTAAAAGTGAAAGCTAAACGAAAAAATAAAGTTGCAACATTTATGCCAAAACCAATTTTTGGTGATAATGCATCAGCTATGCACACTCACCAAAGCTTGTGGAATGGAGATTCAAATGCAATGTATGATGAAAATGATCAACTTGCACAAATGAGTCAAACTGGAAGATACTATATTGGAGGAATTTTGAGTCATGCATCAGCTTTATGTGCAATTTCAAACCCAACAACAAATTCCTACAAACGTCTTGTTCCTGGATTTGAGGCACCTGTCAATGTTTGTTGGGGCTTAGGCAACAGATCTGCTGCAATTAGAGTTCCAATGTATAATAGAAATCAAGAAAAAAGTAAGAGACTTGAATACAGAGTTCCTGATCCTACTGCAAACATCTATCTTCTAGAAGCTGCATTATTACTTGCAGGCTTGGATGGAATTAAAAACAAAATTGATCCTGGTGATCCAATTGAAGAAAATGTCTACAAACTTTCTACTGAAAAGAAAAGAGAATACAAAATTGGTGCATTACCTGTATCACTAAAAGGTGCACTTGACTCTCTATCCTCAGATTCAAAATTCCTTGAAGATATATTTACAAAAGATTTTCTTGATGTATATTCTGAATTAAAGTACAAAGAATATGTTGCATTTGCACAAACTCCTACTGCATGGGAAGTTTCAATGTATGCTGATGCATAATTGGTACAACTGTCGAATCTAATAGATTCTCAAAAATAATAGAACATTTTTAAAATCAAATTTGGTTTTTTTAACATGAAACTTGAGATTCTATTTCTTTTATTGTTAATTCCAGGCTCATTTGGTCTTGCCTATGGTCATACTGTTGATGCGGTTGGAGAATATAGAGTAGAAATTGGATGGATGAACGAACCTGTTGTTTCCGGTGATACTAATGCAATTGAATTCTATGTAAGTCCATTAATTCCTTGTCCGGAAATCCCAGAACCAATCAAATGTGCTGAATCTCAAGAATTCCAAAATGGAGTAGAAGGTTTGAAAAAAACAGTAAAGATGCAACTAATTTACAAAGATGAAAGTATAACACTTCCACTTTCACCTGATCACAATATTGCTGGAAAATATTATGCCTTTGTTAATCCAACTGTTTCTGGATTTTATCAGGCAAATATGTTAGGTTCAATTAAAGATACTCCAATTAGCTTATCAATGCATCCTCCAAAAGTTGCAGAACGTGCATACATTGAGTTTCCAGAACCATCAGACATTACTATACAACAAATGATTGATGGGCATACTGCATTAATTGAAGATATTGGTGATCTGAAAGATTCTGTCAATACTCTAGAAGAAACTAAACAACAAATGGATATGGGTTATGTAGGCATTGGTGTGGGGTTAATAGGACTAGCAATTGCAGTTGTTGCACTTGCAAAATCTAAAAAGAACTAATCAGAATTTATAAAATCTTTTCTTCTTCTTAAAATTAAATACAAAACGGCTCCAACTGCAATAATGGCTAATCCTACAAGAACTACTTCTATATCGAATTGTAACGCCATGTAAACAGTTGCTCCAAATCCAAATAATGGTAAAATTGGAAATTTTCCAATATTTACTGGAACTCTAAATGGTCTTTCTAAAACTGGTTCGGTATATCTTAAAACAATCACTGCCAAATTTATTGCTGCAAAAGTAATTACTACTGCAAAAACCACTATATTTGCAACAATCACAATATCTCCAACAAAAGCAAATCCTATTGAGGTAACTAAAATTGCAATTACTGCAATCCATGGGGTTTTTGTTTTAAGATGAACTTTGCCCAAAAATTCTGGCAGAGACTTACTTTTTGCCATTCCGTATAGAATTCTAGCTCCTGCAACAAGGGTAATTAGAACAGTACTTGCTGTTGCAAAAAGGGCAATTAGTGAGAGTGTTACACTACCATTAATGCCTATGGCTGAATGAGCCACATCTGCTAATGGTGCAGAAGATACAGCTAAATCTTGCCAATTTAGAATTCTAATTGCTGCTAAAGAAACTAGAATGTAAATTATACCTGTAATGATTACTGACAAAATTATAGCTCTTGGAATTGTTTTTTGAGGTCTTCTAACTTCTTCAGCAACATTTGCCATATCTTCAAATCCAATAAATGCAAAGAAAATCAATACAAATGCAAGAATTATTCCTGTCATTCCACTTGGCGCTTCAAAATAATCAATTGTTTCTATGGGTTCCATTGAAAATCCAAGGAATATTATCAGAACAAGACCTGCAGCAGTAATCAATGCAAAAATTGTATTTGCCCATGCAGATTCTCTAATCCCAATAAAATTTACAATTGATAAAACTACAAGTAGAAAGATAGCTCCAATTGTGATTGGTAGATCTAGAAACTGAGTTAGATATCCCCCAAATCCCAAAGATACTGTAGCTGCAGTAATAATAGATGTAATTGCCGTAAGCCACCCTATTATAAAACCAAAAAAATTATTCTTGAAAGCATTTTTTACAAAAGTATACTCTGCAGCTGCTTTTGGAAATAAAGCTGATAATTCTGCATAACTTAGTCCAGCAAAAATTGCAACTATTGCTCCTAACAAAAAAGAAATCCACATTGAATTCCCTGCAAACCCTGCAGCTTCTCCAATTAAGACATAGATTCCTGCACCTAGAATTAATCCTACACCATACATGGTAAGATGAAAAAGACCCATGTGGCGATGTAATTCAGACATTCTATTGGATTCCTAATTAATTAGAACATTTAATCCATATCCAACAAAATATGCAACTATTGCCGCTCCTCCTCCTATAATCAGAGTGTTAATTCCTGAACGTAATTTAGAACGTTTTACAATTTTTCCTTTTATTACTCCAACAAGAAAGAATGCAATACTAACAGATATTGTTGAATAAGTAAAAGCTTCAGAATTAGGATCTATTCCAATCATCATGAAAATCATAAATGGAATTAATGGAATTATTCCAATTAAATTAAAACCAACAAATGTACTTACAGCACCATCAATTGGACTCTTACCTTCTTCATC encodes the following:
- a CDS encoding KamA family radical SAM protein, producing MTHQESVWGDSPSLKSYTLSNFRELPQIQNLSEEKQFEMEVVGNVLPFKANNYVVEQLIDWKNIPTDPMYVLTFPQRGMLKPEHYSKMEKVLNNTTDKKEIAAVANEIRLQLNPHPAGQMELNVPTLKDGTKLYGMQHKYKETCLFFPSQSQTCHAYCSFCFRWPQFVGMDEMKFAMKEGEQLVQYVSEHPEITDVLFTGGDPMIMKAKMFSKYIDALIESKLPNLKTIRIGTKSLSYWPYKFLTDSDSQEMLEVFRKITDSGIHLAFMAHFNHLNELSTDAVKSAIKEVRNTGAQIRTQSPLLAHINDDAEMWAKMWTKQVQLGCIPYYMFVVRDTGAQHYFGVPLVRAYEIFRKAYSSVSGLARTVRGPSMSATPGKVHVIGTAQLNDQKVIVLRFLQGRNPDWVQVPFFAKYDENAIWLDDLKPALTEKFFFEDEMNNFKKSHPVDDYPES
- the glnA gene encoding type I glutamate--ammonia ligase, whose translation is MNAEQVLQTIQDEKISFIDFWFVDIFGELHNVGMPSYAIDKNSFVNGLEKLDASSIVGFKSVNNSDMILMPDPNSFKILPSDYDPGNRKNARIFCDLYDGSTAESSRYNRDSRGIAHKASKKLGEFGFTHTNWGPEIEFFVFDTINVYPSPYAATHSYGGSGYSIESKESPWAKGNVSTAIDIKEGYYPSQPKDTLEGFRKDVCDDLYNYFGIRIEAEHHEVATSGQCEINLVYDEMIQMADHVIGVKNLVKVKAKRKNKVATFMPKPIFGDNASAMHTHQSLWNGDSNAMYDENDQLAQMSQTGRYYIGGILSHASALCAISNPTTNSYKRLVPGFEAPVNVCWGLGNRSAAIRVPMYNRNQEKSKRLEYRVPDPTANIYLLEAALLLAGLDGIKNKIDPGDPIEENVYKLSTEKKREYKIGALPVSLKGALDSLSSDSKFLEDIFTKDFLDVYSELKYKEYVAFAQTPTAWEVSMYADA
- a CDS encoding APC family permease, giving the protein MSELHRHMGLFHLTMYGVGLILGAGIYVLIGEAAGFAGNSMWISFLLGAIVAIFAGLSYAELSALFPKAAAEYTFVKNAFKNNFFGFIIGWLTAITSIITAATVSLGFGGYLTQFLDLPITIGAIFLLVVLSIVNFIGIRESAWANTIFALITAAGLVLIIFLGFSMEPIETIDYFEAPSGMTGIILAFVLIFFAFIGFEDMANVAEEVRRPQKTIPRAIILSVIITGIIYILVSLAAIRILNWQDLAVSSAPLADVAHSAIGINGSVTLSLIALFATASTVLITLVAGARILYGMAKSKSLPEFLGKVHLKTKTPWIAVIAILVTSIGFAFVGDIVIVANIVVFAVVITFAAINLAVIVLRYTEPVLERPFRVPVNIGKFPILPLFGFGATVYMALQFDIEVVLVGLAIIAVGAVLYLILRRRKDFINSD